Proteins found in one Balaenoptera acutorostrata chromosome 17, mBalAcu1.1, whole genome shotgun sequence genomic segment:
- the EXOSC4 gene encoding exosome complex component RRP41 — MAGLELLSDQGYRVDGRRAGELRKIQARMGVFAQADGSAYIEQGNTKALAVVYGPHEIRGSRARALPDRALVNCQYSSATFSTGERKRRPHGDRKSCEMGLQLRQTFEAAVLTQLHPRSQIDIYVQVLQADGGTYAACVNAATLAVLDAGIPMRDFVCACSAGFVDGTALADLSHVEEAAGGPQLALALLPSSGQIALLEMDARLHEDHLEQVLEAAAHAARDVHTLLDRVVRQHVQEASILLGD, encoded by the exons ATGGCGGGGCTGGAGCTTCTGTCGGACCAGGGCTACCGGGTGGACGGGCGCCGCGCCGGGGAGCTGCGTAAGATCCAGGCGCGGATGGGTGTATTCGCGCAGGCCGACGGCTCGGCCTACATCGAGCAGGGCAACACCAAGGCGCTAGCGGTGGTCTACGGGCCTCACGAG ATCCGGGGCTCCCGGGCACGAGCCCTGCCTGACAGGGCCCTGGTGAACTGTCAGTACAGTTCTGCGACCTTCAGCACAGGCGAGCGCAAGCGGCGGCCACATGGGGACCGTAAATCCTGCGAGATGGGCCTGCAGCTGCGTCAAACCTTCGAGGCAGCCGTCCTTACGCAGCTGCATCCACGCTCCCAGATTGATATCTATGTGCAG GTGCTGCAGGCAGATGGTGGGACCTACGCGGCTTGTGTGAATGCAGCCACGCTGGCAGTGTTGGATGCAGGGATTCCCATGCGGGACTTTGTGTGTGCCTGCTCAGCTGGCTTTGTGGATGGAACAGCCCTGGCAGACCTCAGCCACGTGGAGGAAGCAGCTGGTGGCCCCCAGCTGGCCCTGGCCCTGCTACCGTCCTCAGGCCAGATTGCACTGCTTGAGATGGATGCCAGGCTGCACGAGGACCACCTGGAGCAGGTGCTAGAGGCTGCTGCCCACGCTGCCCGAGACGTACATACCCTACTGGACCGTGTGGTCCGGCAGCACGTCCAAGAGGCCTCTATCTTGCTGGGGGACTGA
- the GPAA1 gene encoding glycosylphosphatidylinositol anchor attachment 1 protein isoform X1, giving the protein MGLLSDPVRRRALARLVLRLNAPLCVLSYVAGIAWFLALAFPPLTQRTYMSENAMGSTMVEEQFAGGDRARSFARDFAAHRRKSGALPVAWLERTMRSVGLEVYTQSFSRKLPFPDETHERYMVSGINVYGILRAPRAASTESLVLTVPCGPESTNSQAVGLMLALAAHFRGQIYWAKDIIFLVTEHDLLGSEAWLEAYHDVNVTGMQSSPLQGRAGAIQAAVALELSSDVVTSLDVAVEGLNGQLPNLDLLNLCQTFCQKGGLLCTLQGKLQPQDWPSVDGPLQGVQTLLLMVLQQASGHPHGAHGLFLRYRVEALTLRGINSFRQYKYDLVAVGKALEGMFRKLNHLLERLHQSFFFYLLPALSRFVSIGLYMPAAGFLLLVLGLKALELWMQLHEAGVGPEQAGGTSGSSPPLPATQRVGLASLVAPLLISQAVGLALYVLPVLGQHVAAQHFPVAEAEAVVLTLLAVYAAGLALPHSTHWVASTQAPDRSWMALKLVALIYLALQLACITLTNFSLGFLLAATMVPGAALTKPSGPRPLCAALLVLTSPAATLLGGLFLWQQLQEAPLSPAEGWRLFLAALAQGVLEHHTYGALLFPLLALGLYPCWLLFWNVLFWK; this is encoded by the exons ATGGGCCTCCTGTCGGACCCGGTGCGCCGGCGCGCGCTTGCCCGCCTCGTGCTGCGCCTCAACGCGCCGCTCTG CGTGCTGAGCTACGTGGCGGGCATCGCCTGGTTCCTGGCGCTGGCTTTCCCGCCGCTGACCCAGCGCACTTACATGTCGGAGAACGCCATGGGCTCCACCATGGTGGAGGAGCAGTTTGCGGGCGGAGACCGTGCCCGAAGCTTTGCCCGGGACTTCGCTGCCCACCGCAGGAAGTCGGG GGCTCTGCCAGTAGCTTGGCTGGAGCGGACGATGCGGTCAGTGGGGCTGGAGGTCTACACACAGAGTTTCTCCCGGAAACTGCCCTTTCCAGATGAGACTCACGAGCGCTAT ATGGTGTCGGGCATCAACGTGTACGGCATCCTTCGGGCACCGCGCGCTGCCAGCACTGAGTCCCTGGTGCTCACCGTGCCCTGTGGCCCTGAGTCTACCAACAGCCAGGCTGTGGGGCTGATGCTGGCACTTGCTGCCCACTTCCGGG GGCAGATTTACTGGGCCAAAGACATCATCTTCTTGGTGACAGAACACGACCTTTTGGGCTCTGAGGCTTGGCTTGAAGCCTACCACGACGTCAATGTCACTG GTATGCAGTCATCCCCTCTGCAGGGCCGGGCTGGGGCCATCCAGGCAGCCGTGGCCCTGGAGCTGAGCAGTGATGTGGTCACTAGCCTTGACGTGGCCGTGGAGGGACTCAACGGACAGCTGCCCAACCTGGACCTGCTCAACCTCTGCCAGACCTTCTGCCAGAAAGGGGGGCTCCTGTGCACGCTGCAGGGCAAG CTGCAGCCCCAGGACTGGCCGTCAGTGGACGGGCCACTGCAGGGTGTGCAAACGCTGCTGCTCATGGTTCTGCAGCAGGCTTCTGGCCACCCCCACGGCGCCCATGGCCTCTTTCTGCGCTACCGCGTGGAAGCCCTAACGCTCCGTGGCATCAATAGCTTTCGCCAGTATAAGTATGACCTGGTGGCAGTAGGCAA GGCTCTGGAGGGCATGTTCCGCAAACTCAACCACCTCCTGGAGCGCCTGCACCAGTCCTTCTTCTTCTACCTGCTCCCTGCGCTCTCCCGCTTCGTCTCCATCGGCCTCTACATGCCTGCCGCCGGCTTTTTGCTCCTGGTCCTCGGTCTCAAG GCTCTGGAACTGTGGATGCAGCTGCATGAGGCTGGAGTGGGTCCTGAGCAGGCTGGGGGGACCTCTGGGTCCAGTCCTCCCCTCCCTGCAACACAG CGCGTGGGGCTGGCCTCGCTCGTGGCACCCTTGCTGATCTCCCAGGCTGTGGGCCTGGCCCTCTACGTCCTCCCAGTGCTGGGTCAACACGTGGCTGCCCAGCACTTCCCCGTGGCTGAGGCGGAGGCCGTGGTGCTGACGCTGCTGGCCGTCTATGCAGCCGGCCTGGCCCTTCCACACAGCACCCACTG GGTGGCGAGCACACAGGCCCCGGACAGGAGCTGGATGGCGCTGAAGCTGGTGGCCCTGATCTACCTGGCACTACAGCTGGCCTGCATCACCCTCACCAACTTCTCCCTGGGCTTTCTGCTGGCTGCCACCATGGTGCCCGGCGCTGCACTCACCAAGCCCTCCGGGCCCCG GCCGCTGTGTGCTGCCCTGCTGGTGCTGACAAGCCCAGCAGCCACACTCCTGGGCGGCCTGTTCCTGtggcagcagctgcaggaggcccCGCTTTCCCCGGCCGAGGGCTGGCGGCTCTTCCTGGCCGCGCTGGCTCAGGGCGTGCTGGAACACCACACATACGGTGCCCTGCTCTTCCCGCTGCTGGCGCTGGGCCTCTACCCCTGCTGGCTGCTCTTCTGGAATGTGCTCTTCTGGAAGTGA
- the GPAA1 gene encoding glycosylphosphatidylinositol anchor attachment 1 protein isoform X2, with protein sequence MGLLSDPVRRRALARLVLRLNAPLCVLSYVAGIAWFLALAFPPLTQRTYMSENAMGSTMVEEQFAGGDRARSFARDFAAHRRKSGALPVAWLERTMRSVGLEVYTQSFSRKLPFPDETHERYMVSGINVYGILRAPRAASTESLVLTVPCGPESTNSQAVGLMLALAAHFRGQIYWAKDIIFLVTEHDLLGSEAWLEAYHDVNVTGMQSSPLQGRAGAIQAAVALELSSDVVTSLDVAVEGLNGQLPNLDLLNLCQTFCQKGGLLCTLQGKQASGHPHGAHGLFLRYRVEALTLRGINSFRQYKYDLVAVGKALEGMFRKLNHLLERLHQSFFFYLLPALSRFVSIGLYMPAAGFLLLVLGLKALELWMQLHEAGVGPEQAGGTSGSSPPLPATQRVGLASLVAPLLISQAVGLALYVLPVLGQHVAAQHFPVAEAEAVVLTLLAVYAAGLALPHSTHWVASTQAPDRSWMALKLVALIYLALQLACITLTNFSLGFLLAATMVPGAALTKPSGPRPLCAALLVLTSPAATLLGGLFLWQQLQEAPLSPAEGWRLFLAALAQGVLEHHTYGALLFPLLALGLYPCWLLFWNVLFWK encoded by the exons ATGGGCCTCCTGTCGGACCCGGTGCGCCGGCGCGCGCTTGCCCGCCTCGTGCTGCGCCTCAACGCGCCGCTCTG CGTGCTGAGCTACGTGGCGGGCATCGCCTGGTTCCTGGCGCTGGCTTTCCCGCCGCTGACCCAGCGCACTTACATGTCGGAGAACGCCATGGGCTCCACCATGGTGGAGGAGCAGTTTGCGGGCGGAGACCGTGCCCGAAGCTTTGCCCGGGACTTCGCTGCCCACCGCAGGAAGTCGGG GGCTCTGCCAGTAGCTTGGCTGGAGCGGACGATGCGGTCAGTGGGGCTGGAGGTCTACACACAGAGTTTCTCCCGGAAACTGCCCTTTCCAGATGAGACTCACGAGCGCTAT ATGGTGTCGGGCATCAACGTGTACGGCATCCTTCGGGCACCGCGCGCTGCCAGCACTGAGTCCCTGGTGCTCACCGTGCCCTGTGGCCCTGAGTCTACCAACAGCCAGGCTGTGGGGCTGATGCTGGCACTTGCTGCCCACTTCCGGG GGCAGATTTACTGGGCCAAAGACATCATCTTCTTGGTGACAGAACACGACCTTTTGGGCTCTGAGGCTTGGCTTGAAGCCTACCACGACGTCAATGTCACTG GTATGCAGTCATCCCCTCTGCAGGGCCGGGCTGGGGCCATCCAGGCAGCCGTGGCCCTGGAGCTGAGCAGTGATGTGGTCACTAGCCTTGACGTGGCCGTGGAGGGACTCAACGGACAGCTGCCCAACCTGGACCTGCTCAACCTCTGCCAGACCTTCTGCCAGAAAGGGGGGCTCCTGTGCACGCTGCAGGGCAAG CAGGCTTCTGGCCACCCCCACGGCGCCCATGGCCTCTTTCTGCGCTACCGCGTGGAAGCCCTAACGCTCCGTGGCATCAATAGCTTTCGCCAGTATAAGTATGACCTGGTGGCAGTAGGCAA GGCTCTGGAGGGCATGTTCCGCAAACTCAACCACCTCCTGGAGCGCCTGCACCAGTCCTTCTTCTTCTACCTGCTCCCTGCGCTCTCCCGCTTCGTCTCCATCGGCCTCTACATGCCTGCCGCCGGCTTTTTGCTCCTGGTCCTCGGTCTCAAG GCTCTGGAACTGTGGATGCAGCTGCATGAGGCTGGAGTGGGTCCTGAGCAGGCTGGGGGGACCTCTGGGTCCAGTCCTCCCCTCCCTGCAACACAG CGCGTGGGGCTGGCCTCGCTCGTGGCACCCTTGCTGATCTCCCAGGCTGTGGGCCTGGCCCTCTACGTCCTCCCAGTGCTGGGTCAACACGTGGCTGCCCAGCACTTCCCCGTGGCTGAGGCGGAGGCCGTGGTGCTGACGCTGCTGGCCGTCTATGCAGCCGGCCTGGCCCTTCCACACAGCACCCACTG GGTGGCGAGCACACAGGCCCCGGACAGGAGCTGGATGGCGCTGAAGCTGGTGGCCCTGATCTACCTGGCACTACAGCTGGCCTGCATCACCCTCACCAACTTCTCCCTGGGCTTTCTGCTGGCTGCCACCATGGTGCCCGGCGCTGCACTCACCAAGCCCTCCGGGCCCCG GCCGCTGTGTGCTGCCCTGCTGGTGCTGACAAGCCCAGCAGCCACACTCCTGGGCGGCCTGTTCCTGtggcagcagctgcaggaggcccCGCTTTCCCCGGCCGAGGGCTGGCGGCTCTTCCTGGCCGCGCTGGCTCAGGGCGTGCTGGAACACCACACATACGGTGCCCTGCTCTTCCCGCTGCTGGCGCTGGGCCTCTACCCCTGCTGGCTGCTCTTCTGGAATGTGCTCTTCTGGAAGTGA